In Actinopolyspora saharensis, the genomic window GTCGTGGACCTCGCCGAGCAGCCAGCCCTTGGCCGGGGTGCCGTGCTGCCCGAAGGTGAGCTCGCAGGTGGCCGAGACGTTGAGCCCCATCTTGTGCTCGACGTTGGTCACGAAGGCGCCGTTGCGCTCGCCGGGCTCACCGCTCTGGTCGTCGAAGTGGTACTTCGGCACGAGGAACAGGCTCAGGCCCTTGGTGCCCGGCTTGGGCTCGATTCCGGGGCCCTCGGGGCGGGCGAGCACCAGGTGCATGATGTTCTCGGTCATGTCCTGGTCGGCCGAGGTGATGAACCGCTTGACGCCCTCGAGGTGCCAGCTTCCGTCCTCCTGCTTGACGGCCTTGGTGCGCCCGGCGCCCACGTCGGACCCGGCGTCCGGCTCGGTGAGGACCATGGTGGCGCCCCACTGGCGGTCGATCATGAGCTCGGCCCAGCGCCGCTGCTGCTCGGTTCCGTTGCTCCAGAGGATGGTGGCGAAGCTCGGGCCTGCCATGTACATGAAGATGGCCGGGTTGGAGCCGAGCATCAGTTCGGAGGCCGCCCACTGCACGGACGGGGGAATGCCGTATCCGCCCAGCTCGTCCGGAAGACCGAGTCGCCACCACTCGCCGTCCATGACCTGCTGGTAGGACTGCTTGAAGCCTTCGGGGAGCGTGACGGAGTGGGTGCTCGGGTCGAAGTGAGCGGGGTTGCGGTCACTCTCCTCGAAGGAGTCGGCCAATGGCCCGGTGGCGAGGGTGTTCAGTTCGGTGAGCACGCCGCGAGCTGCGTCCTCGTCGGCCTGTTCGAAGACTCCGGTGCCCAGTTGCTTCTGCACCTCGAACAGCTCGAAGAGGTTGAATTCGAGGTCGCGGAGGTTGCTCTTGTAGTGGCCCATGGCGTGGCTCCCTCGTGCTGAATCGTGTGGGCGGGCCAATCACCACGCCCTTACTCATCGGTAACCCGAGTATATTACCTAACGGTAACTTCTGCCAAGAAAGCAGTGCCGCGGAGCGGAAGCTCCCCACCGGAAACCGTCGATCGGGCGGCGCTCCCTCGGCTGTTCGGATTACAGTTGCCGCACACCCACCGACGAACCCGGCGGAGGCGGCATGGCGGAGTCACCCGCGGTCAGCGCGCGGGCCCTGGTCAAGGACTTCGGCCCCAACCGCGCACTGGACGGTCTGGAACTGCGGGCCGAGAAGGGGCAGGTTCTCGGAGTGCTCGGCCCCAACGGCGCGGGCAAGACGACCGCGGTGCGGATCCTGACCACCCTGCTGCGGCCCGACTCGGGCCACGCGACCGTGGCCGGCCACGACGTGCGCTCCGAACCGCACGCGGTGCGCCGCTCGATAGGACTGTCCGGGCAGTACTCGGCCGTGGACCAGAACCTGACCGGTTACGAGAACCTGCACATGGTCAGCAGGCTGTACGGGATGTCCCGCTCCCGCGCAGCCGCACGCGCTCGCGAGCTGCTGGACGACTTCAAACTCGGCGAGGCCGCCGACCGCCCGGCCAAGGGGTACTCGGGCGGGATGCGCAGAAGGCTCGACCTCGCGGGAGCCCTAGTGGCCGAACCCCCCGTGGTGATCCTCGACGAACCGACCACCGGGCTGGACCCCAGGGGGCGCATGGACACCTGGCAGGTGATCTCGGAACTCGTGCGGGACGGAACCACCGTGTTGCTGACCACCCAGTACCTGGAGGAGGCCGACGCGCTCGCGGACGACATCGCCGTCATCGATCACGGCAGGGTCATAGCCCGGGGGACCTCCGGTGAGCTCAAGTCGCTGGTCGGCGGTGAACGACTCGGGATGGTGGCCGACACGGCGCACGAGCTGCCCCGGGTGGCCGAGGTGCTGGAGGAGGTCGGGACCGGATCCGTCCGGGTCGACGAGCGGGCCCTGCGGGCGCGGGTGGCCGTGGAGGCCGGCTCCAGGGCGTTGACGGAGGCGGTGCGTCGGCTGGACGCGCTGGGACTGGAAGCCCACGACATCGAACTGAGTCGTCCCACCCTGGACGACGTCTTCCTCACACTGACCGGAGAGACGGCCGCGGCGGACGAGGAGGAGCAACGGGACGGCGAATCCGCCCGGCCCCCTTCCGAAGTCCGCTCGGCGGAACGGGACGGATGAGCCATGCCCAGAATGCCGGCGAGTCTGCGCGACAGCGGTGTGATCGCCAAGCGGAACCTGATCAACATAAAGCGCAATCCGGACTGGCTGCTCGAGGGCACGGTGCAGCCGATCATGTTCGTGCTGCTGTTCGCCTTCGTCTTCGGGGGAAGCCTGGGCGGGGAGCGCTACCGGGAGTTCCTGATCGCAGGCATCTTCGTGCAGACGGTCGCCTTCAACTCCTCTTTCACCGTGATCGGGCTGGCCAACGACCTGCAGCGGGGGATAGTCGAGCGGTTCCGCGCGCTGCCCATGTCCAGAGTGGCCGTGCTCCTGGGGCGCACCAGCTCGGACCTGGCCGTGAGCGTGCTGACCGTGGTGATCATGTCGGTGTGCGGTCTGCTGGTGGGGTGGCGGTTGCGCGGCGACTTCACCGACGTGGTGCTGGCCTACCTGGTCCTGCTGCTGTTCTCATTCGCCATGTCCTGGGTCGGGGCGTTCATAGGGCTCATCGCGCGCAGCGTCGAGGTGGCGCAGAGCGCTGGACTGCTGTGGTTGTTCCCCGTGACCTTCATATCCTCGGCCTTCGTTTCCGCCGAGGCGATGCCGACGCCGCTGCGGGTGTTCGCGCAGTGGAACCCGATCACCGTGAACGCCGACCTGCTCCGGGAGTTGTTCGGCAATCCCGTGCGGGTCGGGATGCCCGCTCCGACGAGTTGGCCCGCCGAGCACGCGCTGCTCTACGCCGTGGGGTCCTCGGTGTTGATCGTGCTGATCTTCGTCCCGTTGGCGGTGGGGCGTTACCGCAAGGTGGCCAGTCGGTGAGCCTCACCGGAATCGGTGACGTATCGGGTTCACGCGTTTTCCTTTCGTGCGTGGACCGGAGTTGTGCTGGTGTTTGTGTGGTGGTGGGGGGTGGGTGTGGGGGCGTGTTGGGTGTGGGGGTAGTGTGGTGGTTGTCGGCACGGCGCGAGGCGCTGGTGGTGCTTTGGGTTGTGTTGATGGTGCTGGTGATTCTGGTGCTGCGAGGGCCCCCGGTTTTGTGGGGGTGTTTTCGGGGTGTTAGAGTTTCCGGTGTTGTTTGATTAATTGAATTCATTCTGGTGCCTGTTTTTCTCTGGCGTGGCTGCGTGCTGGTGCATGTGGTGTTGTTGGGGAAGTACTGGGGTGCCCCCGGGTGTTGGGGGTGCTGTGGTGGGGTGCTAGGGTGGATGTGCACCGGCCGCGGGGCTTTTTCGGTGAGTGTCGGAAGGGTTTCTGTGGTGGTGTGCCCACTGGTGTGGGTGTGTTCTTTGAGAATTCAACAGTGCCTTGACGCGTGTGTGGCTTCTTGTCTTTTTGTTTTTTTGTGTTTTTTGCTGGGGTTTTTTCTCTGGTTCATTGTTGGAGAGTTTGATCCTGGCTCAGGACGAACGCTGACGGCGCGCTTCACACATGCAAGTCGAACGCTCACACCCCGTGTGGCTCTCTTCGGAGGGTTGGGGTGTGGGAGTGGCGGACGGGTGAGTAACACGTGAGTAACCTGCCCTGGGCGTGGGGATAACCCTGGGAAACTGGGGCTAATACCGGATGTGCTGCATGCCTCGCATGGGGTGTGTGGGAAAGGTTCACCTTTGTGAGGGGGTGTTCCGGCCTGGGTGGGGCTCGCGGCCCATCAGCTTGTTGGTGCGGTGAGGGCGTACCAAGGCGATGACGGGTAGCCGGCCTGAGAGGGTGATCGGCCACACTGGGAC contains:
- a CDS encoding ABC transporter permease, whose translation is MPRMPASLRDSGVIAKRNLINIKRNPDWLLEGTVQPIMFVLLFAFVFGGSLGGERYREFLIAGIFVQTVAFNSSFTVIGLANDLQRGIVERFRALPMSRVAVLLGRTSSDLAVSVLTVVIMSVCGLLVGWRLRGDFTDVVLAYLVLLLFSFAMSWVGAFIGLIARSVEVAQSAGLLWLFPVTFISSAFVSAEAMPTPLRVFAQWNPITVNADLLRELFGNPVRVGMPAPTSWPAEHALLYAVGSSVLIVLIFVPLAVGRYRKVASR
- a CDS encoding ATP-binding cassette domain-containing protein, which encodes MAESPAVSARALVKDFGPNRALDGLELRAEKGQVLGVLGPNGAGKTTAVRILTTLLRPDSGHATVAGHDVRSEPHAVRRSIGLSGQYSAVDQNLTGYENLHMVSRLYGMSRSRAAARARELLDDFKLGEAADRPAKGYSGGMRRRLDLAGALVAEPPVVILDEPTTGLDPRGRMDTWQVISELVRDGTTVLLTTQYLEEADALADDIAVIDHGRVIARGTSGELKSLVGGERLGMVADTAHELPRVAEVLEEVGTGSVRVDERALRARVAVEAGSRALTEAVRRLDALGLEAHDIELSRPTLDDVFLTLTGETAAADEEEQRDGESARPPSEVRSAERDG